A region from the Halobacillus mangrovi genome encodes:
- a CDS encoding LTA synthase family protein — MFTKNKYLNKNTAFKLIAYAVVIGMFWLKMNYIQSNIFTLNVENANEASILAFNPLSSIFLIFGIGILLGGRRGMLVSYILGSLLLYVNILFYREYNDFITIPMLNQVANLAGMGGSIQTILEFSDILLFVDVLIAAFLLFYLKPQRLTSFTPKRREGIILAIIAIPLFMVNLQWAEQERTDLLERTFDRNMLVKYIGLINYHVYDAVLQGKTEMKKTLADSNELVPVINYMNENKQEDSDRLEGVAEGKNVILLSLESTQTFVVDNKLHGEELTPYFNDLKEEGIYFDNFYHQVKQGRTSDSEFLLANSMYPLNRGAVFFTHSGNEYEGLPSLLSENGYFTNVMHANDKTFWNRNVMYDSLGYDEFFSKEDYEVTPEKSHGWGYLDEYFFSDSLDKMKEMDKPFYSKMITLTNHYPFSLPEEEKFIEEGETSSGTLNRYFQTIRYQDEALKQFVEEFKQSELYDNTILVIYGDHFGISENHQEAMGEYLGKEINDYEQFQLQRVPMLIYGKSIEAEKNHTVGGQVDLRPTLTNLLGIEDSNPVQFGHDLLDKDRRELMITRDGDFASDEYVGIQGVCYDRETGEEVEADSCEPGFEAAQEELSVSDSVIYGDLLRYLDETEMVDTKGKQNKEE; from the coding sequence ATGTTTACAAAAAATAAATACTTAAATAAAAACACTGCATTCAAATTGATAGCATATGCCGTTGTCATCGGAATGTTTTGGTTAAAAATGAACTATATACAGAGCAATATTTTTACATTAAATGTTGAAAATGCGAATGAAGCTAGCATTCTAGCGTTCAATCCGCTAAGCAGCATTTTCTTAATCTTCGGGATTGGGATACTACTTGGTGGTCGTAGGGGGATGTTAGTGTCCTACATTCTAGGATCTTTGCTTCTTTACGTAAACATACTGTTCTACCGTGAGTACAATGATTTCATCACGATTCCTATGTTGAACCAGGTAGCGAACTTGGCTGGAATGGGAGGCAGCATTCAAACGATCCTTGAATTCAGTGACATCCTATTGTTTGTGGATGTTTTGATAGCCGCATTCTTGCTGTTCTATCTTAAGCCGCAACGATTGACCAGCTTTACACCTAAACGACGTGAAGGGATCATACTAGCTATCATTGCCATTCCATTGTTCATGGTCAACTTGCAATGGGCTGAACAAGAGCGTACAGATCTTCTTGAACGTACTTTCGACCGAAATATGCTTGTTAAATATATCGGCTTGATCAACTATCACGTGTATGATGCGGTTCTTCAAGGAAAGACCGAAATGAAGAAAACTCTGGCAGATAGTAACGAATTAGTACCTGTCATTAACTACATGAATGAGAATAAGCAGGAAGATAGCGATCGTCTCGAAGGTGTGGCTGAAGGGAAAAACGTGATTTTGCTTTCCCTTGAAAGTACACAGACGTTTGTTGTTGATAACAAACTGCACGGAGAAGAGTTGACTCCATATTTCAATGATTTGAAAGAAGAAGGTATTTACTTTGATAACTTCTACCACCAGGTCAAGCAGGGACGTACATCAGATTCTGAATTCCTTCTTGCGAATTCCATGTATCCTTTGAATCGTGGTGCGGTTTTCTTTACGCACTCAGGAAACGAATATGAAGGCCTGCCTTCTCTATTAAGTGAAAATGGCTATTTTACAAATGTAATGCATGCGAATGATAAGACATTCTGGAACCGAAATGTCATGTACGATTCTTTAGGTTATGATGAGTTCTTCTCCAAAGAAGATTATGAAGTGACACCCGAGAAGTCACATGGCTGGGGCTATTTAGATGAATACTTTTTCTCTGACTCTTTAGACAAGATGAAAGAGATGGATAAGCCGTTTTACTCTAAAATGATTACACTCACAAACCATTATCCTTTCTCATTGCCAGAAGAGGAGAAGTTCATTGAGGAAGGCGAAACATCCAGTGGTACGCTGAACCGTTACTTCCAAACGATTCGTTATCAAGATGAAGCTTTGAAGCAATTTGTCGAGGAATTCAAGCAGTCTGAACTCTATGATAATACGATTCTAGTTATCTATGGAGACCACTTTGGAATTTCAGAAAATCACCAGGAAGCAATGGGTGAGTACCTTGGTAAGGAAATCAATGATTATGAACAGTTTCAATTGCAACGTGTTCCAATGCTGATTTATGGTAAAAGCATTGAAGCAGAGAAAAACCACACGGTAGGTGGTCAGGTCGACCTTCGTCCTACACTTACAAACTTGTTAGGCATTGAGGATTCTAACCCTGTACAATTCGGTCATGACTTGTTGGACAAAGACCGACGTGAGTTAATGATTACACGTGACGGCGATTTTGCGAGTGATGAATATGTTGGAATACAAGGGGTTTGTTATGACAGAGAAACAGGTGAAGAAGTCGAAGCTGATTCCTGTGAGCCTGGATTTGAAGCAGCTCAGGAGGAGTTGAGCGTGTCTGACTCTGTTATCTATGGAGACCTGTTACGTTATCTTGACGAAACCGAAATGGTTGATACGAAAGGTAAACAAAATAAAGAAGAATAG
- a CDS encoding cytochrome C oxidase subunit II, whose product MKKDHSSQPGLKGTLISVFAVGIVIILMWVSIFYLYIDRM is encoded by the coding sequence ATGAAAAAAGACCATTCTTCACAGCCAGGTTTGAAGGGGACATTGATCAGCGTATTCGCTGTAGGAATTGTCATTATTCTGATGTGGGTGAGTATTTTTTATCTATATATTGACCGGATGTAG
- a CDS encoding biotin transporter BioY, translating to MQDQRKKLRVIVNCAVFAAITAILAQVEIPLPVVPISGQTLAVGLTATILGSRQGAIAMVGYAALGAIGLPVFAGFKGGAQVLIGPTGGYIFGFILTAFITGFILEKTKFNLTMALVANIVGMIVTLICGTIQLKFVLDMSWNQALAAGVYPFIAVGLIKAFLASWIGITVRNRLVKARFLPAKKETVA from the coding sequence ATGCAAGATCAACGAAAAAAATTAAGAGTGATCGTAAATTGTGCTGTCTTTGCAGCGATTACAGCTATTCTTGCCCAGGTAGAAATTCCGCTTCCTGTCGTACCAATCAGCGGGCAAACGTTAGCTGTAGGACTTACTGCAACCATTTTAGGAAGCAGACAAGGAGCTATTGCTATGGTAGGTTATGCAGCACTTGGAGCAATTGGATTACCTGTTTTCGCAGGATTTAAAGGCGGTGCACAAGTCCTCATCGGCCCTACAGGTGGATACATATTTGGCTTCATTCTTACTGCCTTTATTACTGGTTTCATTCTAGAAAAGACGAAGTTCAACCTTACTATGGCCCTTGTTGCCAATATCGTCGGTATGATCGTTACGCTTATTTGCGGAACCATCCAATTGAAGTTCGTCTTGGATATGTCCTGGAATCAGGCGTTGGCTGCAGGTGTATACCCATTCATCGCCGTTGGTTTAATAAAAGCTTTTCTTGCAAGCTGGATTGGAATTACCGTTAGGAATCGATTGGTTAAGGCCCGCTTCCTTCCTGCAAAGAAAGAAACCGTTGCATAG
- a CDS encoding sulfite exporter TauE/SafE family protein, with protein sequence MDFGLIITVFLIGFVGSYVSGMLGIGGSIIKYPMLLYIPPLVGFTAFTAHEVSGISAVQVFFATIGGVWAYRKGGYLNKQLILYMGVSILIGSFIGGYGSRFMSENGINIVYGILALIATIMMFVPKKGLDDQKLDEVQFNRWLAASLALIVGIGAGIVGAAGAFLLVPIMLVVLKIPTRMTIASSLAITLISSIGATVGKVTTGQVEYFPAAIMVVASLIAAPLGANAGKKVNTKVLQTVLALLILATTIKVWSDIF encoded by the coding sequence ATGGATTTCGGTTTAATTATTACAGTATTTCTTATTGGATTCGTAGGTTCTTATGTATCAGGAATGTTAGGGATCGGGGGATCGATTATAAAATACCCAATGCTCCTGTACATTCCCCCGCTCGTAGGTTTTACAGCTTTCACGGCCCACGAAGTCTCTGGCATTAGTGCTGTACAAGTATTTTTTGCAACGATCGGCGGTGTCTGGGCTTATCGCAAGGGTGGTTACCTTAATAAACAGCTGATTTTATATATGGGAGTCAGTATCCTGATCGGTAGCTTCATCGGAGGTTATGGTTCCCGTTTCATGTCAGAGAACGGCATTAATATTGTTTATGGAATTCTGGCTTTAATTGCCACCATTATGATGTTCGTACCTAAAAAAGGGTTGGACGATCAGAAGCTCGATGAAGTTCAGTTCAATCGATGGCTGGCTGCCTCTCTAGCTCTTATTGTAGGTATTGGTGCAGGAATTGTAGGAGCAGCTGGAGCATTCTTACTCGTTCCTATCATGCTTGTCGTACTGAAAATCCCTACACGTATGACTATCGCTTCTTCTCTTGCCATAACGCTCATCTCTTCTATTGGAGCTACGGTAGGAAAGGTGACTACAGGGCAAGTTGAATATTTCCCAGCAGCCATAATGGTCGTTGCAAGCCTGATCGCTGCTCCTCTAGGTGCAAATGCAGGTAAGAAAGTCAATACAAAAGTACTTCAGACCGTATTGGCTCTCCTTATCCTGGCCACGACTATAAAAGTATGGTCAGATATTTTTTAA
- a CDS encoding YueI family protein: protein MKKPDVEDYLQEGIYGSRETKPSERKRFLGTLRERIVLMLTKAQVMQEAGMDELSQQMREHKDAKLLLNGKVSYQFRKPYSRLADQYGIHTTSVSDQETDTDVGVLLVVDYPIEKEKIEVETNEPPSSEEESQEDKGLKRILKSLFKTPK from the coding sequence ATGAAAAAACCAGACGTTGAAGACTATTTACAGGAAGGCATTTATGGAAGCAGAGAAACAAAACCATCAGAACGGAAAAGGTTTCTAGGCACTTTGCGTGAACGAATCGTTCTGATGCTGACAAAAGCTCAAGTGATGCAAGAAGCAGGGATGGATGAATTATCACAACAAATGAGAGAACATAAAGATGCAAAGCTGCTGTTGAACGGTAAAGTCAGCTATCAATTTCGAAAACCATATTCCCGTCTAGCAGATCAATACGGTATTCATACTACATCTGTCTCAGATCAGGAAACAGATACAGACGTAGGGGTATTACTGGTCGTAGACTACCCAATTGAAAAAGAAAAGATAGAGGTAGAAACTAATGAGCCTCCTTCTTCTGAGGAAGAATCGCAAGAAGATAAAGGATTGAAAAGAATTCTAAAATCTTTATTTAAAACCCCAAAGTGA
- a CDS encoding cytochrome c oxidase subunit II produces MHLHKYEKIWLAFGVFALIIFLSVVGVSAFHQGNTPSGGHMTIDPEKVRETAPFNEPGLHKKEDGTYEVSMIAMAFGYDPAKLQVPAGEEITFTLTSEDVTHSFSIVGTNVNMMAVPGQINHRTHTFDEPGSYLVVCNEYCGSGHHFMSTEIEVIQQ; encoded by the coding sequence ATGCATTTACACAAATACGAAAAAATTTGGCTGGCCTTTGGCGTTTTCGCACTTATCATCTTTTTATCTGTAGTGGGAGTCAGTGCTTTTCATCAGGGAAATACCCCATCTGGAGGGCACATGACCATTGACCCTGAAAAAGTCAGGGAAACGGCTCCATTTAACGAGCCTGGTCTTCATAAAAAAGAAGATGGAACCTATGAAGTATCCATGATTGCCATGGCTTTCGGCTACGATCCTGCTAAGTTACAAGTCCCGGCCGGAGAAGAGATTACCTTTACGCTCACCAGTGAAGATGTCACTCACAGCTTTTCAATTGTAGGGACAAATGTAAACATGATGGCTGTTCCTGGGCAAATCAATCATAGAACACACACGTTTGATGAACCGGGTTCTTATCTTGTGGTATGTAATGAATATTGCGGCTCAGGCCATCATTTTATGAGTACAGAAATCGAGGTGATCCAACAATGA
- a CDS encoding sulfurtransferase TusA family protein: protein MNVTKVLDATGLACPMPIVKTKKAMKEVDSGDVLEIHATDQGAKSDLTAWAKSGGHELLQHEEENGVFKFWIQKG from the coding sequence ATGAACGTAACAAAAGTACTAGACGCAACAGGACTTGCTTGCCCAATGCCAATTGTTAAAACGAAGAAAGCGATGAAAGAAGTAGATAGCGGAGATGTTCTGGAAATTCACGCAACTGACCAAGGTGCTAAAAGCGATCTTACTGCATGGGCGAAGTCTGGCGGTCACGAACTTCTACAACACGAAGAAGAAAATGGCGTATTCAAGTTCTGGATTCAAAAAGGCTAA
- a CDS encoding MBL fold metallo-hydrolase, whose protein sequence is MAVQEMTVKEMAKKVLNNEELFLLDVRTEDDFNDWKIEGKNFEYLNIPYFELLDGVEEIMDQLPSDKEIVVACAKGGSSQMVAEMLNDEGVTNVYSLEGGMKAWSEHLEPIKVSDLNDGGELYQFVRIGKGCLSYMVTSNGEAAIIDSTRMIDAYTDFAEKLGVNITHVFDTHLHADHISGGRKIAEATGATYWLPPKDAGEVTFDYQPLEDGEKVTIGNTTIDINALYSPGHTIGSTSFVVDDQFLMSGDILFVDSIGRPDLAGKAEDWVMDLRETLYTRYKELSDELVVLPAHFMIMDEMNEDGTVAEKLGTLFEKNHGLNIDDQDEFRKMVTENLPPQPNAYQEIRETNMGKITPDNEKQREMEIGPNRCAVR, encoded by the coding sequence GAAATGACTGTTAAAGAAATGGCTAAGAAAGTTCTTAACAATGAAGAACTGTTTCTATTAGATGTACGAACAGAAGATGATTTTAACGACTGGAAAATCGAAGGTAAGAACTTCGAATACTTGAATATCCCTTATTTTGAATTGCTTGATGGTGTCGAAGAAATCATGGATCAACTTCCATCAGATAAGGAGATCGTAGTCGCTTGTGCTAAAGGCGGATCTTCACAAATGGTTGCTGAGATGCTTAATGATGAGGGGGTAACCAACGTTTATTCTCTTGAAGGCGGCATGAAAGCGTGGAGTGAACACCTAGAGCCTATTAAAGTAAGTGACTTGAATGATGGAGGCGAACTGTACCAATTTGTCCGTATCGGTAAGGGCTGCCTTTCCTACATGGTCACCTCTAACGGAGAAGCTGCAATTATCGATTCTACACGTATGATTGATGCTTATACAGATTTCGCAGAGAAATTGGGAGTAAACATCACACACGTTTTTGATACGCACTTACACGCGGATCACATTTCAGGTGGGCGCAAAATTGCTGAAGCAACCGGTGCCACTTATTGGCTGCCACCGAAAGATGCAGGAGAAGTAACGTTTGATTACCAACCACTTGAAGATGGTGAAAAAGTAACGATTGGAAACACTACGATCGATATCAATGCACTTTATTCACCAGGTCATACCATCGGTTCTACTTCTTTTGTAGTCGATGATCAATTCTTAATGTCCGGCGACATTCTATTCGTGGATTCTATTGGTCGTCCAGACCTTGCCGGTAAAGCAGAAGACTGGGTAATGGACCTAAGAGAAACCCTTTATACACGTTATAAAGAACTCTCTGATGAGCTTGTCGTTCTTCCAGCTCACTTCATGATTATGGATGAGATGAACGAGGATGGCACTGTCGCTGAGAAACTAGGTACACTTTTTGAAAAGAACCATGGTTTAAATATCGATGATCAAGATGAATTTAGAAAAATGGTGACAGAGAACCTGCCGCCACAGCCAAATGCTTATCAAGAAATTCGTGAAACAAATATGGGTAAAATCACCCCTGACAACGAAAAGCAACGCGAAATGGAAATCGGACCTAACCGTTGCGCAGTCAGATAA
- a CDS encoding b(o/a)3-type cytochrome-c oxidase subunit 1, translated as MNTVPKGDRRLALSNLGFAYAAFLIGTLCGLLQVFIRNDALTLPSWLDYYQVLTAHGLLLAIVFTTFFIFAFFQSGMSRTLGAFGPRVLLWNWIGFWVTSIGTLLVVVMVISGQASVLYTFYAPLQAHGLFYVGLALFVIGTWIQGFALVGHYIVWRKQNKGELSPLFAFMTVATVILWVIACLGVVATVLFQFIPWAFGWTEGINVELSRSLFWYFGHPLVYFWLLPAYMAWYVVVPKIIGGRVFSDSLARLSFVLFILFSIPVGFHHQLTEPGIASFWKFLQTVLTFMVIIPSLMTAFSMFATFELRGRELGGKGLFGWVTKLPWRDVRFTSIFIAMAFFIPGGAGGIINASFQMNEVIHNTLWVVGHFHITVGTPVAMTFFGLTFWLIPHLTGRRFTKTLQKLAFLQIGTWSVGMLLMSTAQHLLGLLGAPRRTAYTGYAHEDAQAWFEGVLSNHVTMAVGGSILFLSAVLLIFIVVQLWWLAPKADESTFMQFPIAESDASSTPKFLENWKIWIGIAFILIALAYTIPLSDIIQHAPPGSGRFQTW; from the coding sequence ATGAACACAGTACCAAAAGGAGATCGACGGCTCGCATTATCGAATTTAGGATTTGCTTACGCGGCATTTTTGATAGGCACTCTTTGTGGATTACTGCAGGTATTTATCAGAAATGATGCTTTGACATTACCGTCCTGGCTCGATTATTACCAAGTGCTTACCGCACATGGACTTCTTTTAGCCATTGTATTTACAACATTTTTTATCTTTGCCTTCTTTCAGTCTGGAATGAGCCGAACGTTAGGAGCCTTTGGACCAAGAGTGCTGTTGTGGAATTGGATCGGCTTTTGGGTGACATCCATCGGTACGCTGCTTGTCGTCGTGATGGTCATCTCAGGTCAGGCTTCTGTTCTATATACGTTTTATGCTCCACTACAAGCCCATGGCCTGTTTTATGTAGGTCTCGCATTATTTGTTATAGGAACGTGGATTCAAGGATTTGCATTAGTAGGTCATTACATTGTGTGGAGAAAGCAGAACAAAGGAGAGCTGAGTCCGTTATTTGCTTTCATGACAGTGGCTACAGTTATCTTATGGGTCATCGCTTGTTTAGGGGTAGTTGCCACTGTTTTGTTCCAGTTTATTCCATGGGCGTTTGGGTGGACTGAGGGGATCAATGTAGAATTGAGCCGATCTTTATTCTGGTATTTCGGTCATCCATTAGTCTATTTTTGGCTGCTTCCTGCTTATATGGCATGGTATGTCGTGGTACCCAAAATCATTGGAGGACGCGTATTTAGCGATTCATTAGCGCGCCTGTCCTTTGTGCTCTTCATCTTGTTTTCGATTCCTGTAGGATTTCACCACCAGTTGACAGAACCAGGAATCGCAAGTTTTTGGAAGTTTTTGCAAACGGTTTTAACGTTTATGGTCATCATCCCATCTTTAATGACAGCTTTCTCTATGTTCGCAACTTTTGAACTTAGAGGTCGTGAGCTGGGTGGAAAAGGATTGTTTGGCTGGGTGACGAAACTTCCATGGCGAGATGTGCGGTTTACTTCTATTTTCATTGCTATGGCTTTCTTTATTCCAGGTGGAGCTGGTGGAATAATTAATGCCAGCTTTCAAATGAATGAAGTTATTCATAATACTTTATGGGTGGTCGGACATTTTCACATCACTGTCGGAACGCCGGTAGCCATGACGTTTTTTGGGCTGACTTTCTGGCTCATTCCTCATTTGACTGGCCGTCGTTTCACGAAAACCTTGCAGAAGCTAGCGTTTCTACAAATTGGCACATGGTCTGTCGGAATGCTTCTGATGAGTACCGCTCAACATCTGTTAGGGTTACTTGGAGCTCCGAGACGCACTGCCTACACAGGTTATGCGCATGAAGATGCGCAAGCCTGGTTTGAGGGAGTACTGTCTAACCACGTAACTATGGCGGTTGGGGGATCTATTCTGTTTCTATCAGCTGTACTCCTGATATTCATTGTTGTTCAGCTTTGGTGGCTGGCACCTAAAGCAGATGAGAGTACATTTATGCAGTTTCCAATTGCTGAAAGTGATGCTTCCTCCACACCAAAATTCTTGGAGAACTGGAAGATCTGGATTGGGATCGCCTTTATTCTAATTGCTCTAGCGTACACGATCCCTCTATCCGATATCATTCAGCACGCACCGCCAGGCTCAGGCCGATTCCAGACTTGGTAA
- a CDS encoding YrhK family protein — protein MSSTRQEANANSQTKEQYVDISMGKHEIFFKKEYKILYTINEFLLGLWFLVGSICFYFEELKTWGVTLFVLGSMQMLIRPSIRLVHSFHMRKHYEREYEEKQ, from the coding sequence ATGTCATCAACACGGCAAGAGGCTAATGCCAACTCACAAACGAAAGAGCAATATGTCGATATAAGTATGGGCAAACATGAAATTTTCTTTAAAAAAGAATACAAAATATTATATACGATTAATGAATTCTTGCTTGGTTTATGGTTCTTGGTAGGAAGTATTTGTTTTTATTTTGAAGAACTCAAAACATGGGGCGTTACTTTATTTGTGCTGGGAAGTATGCAAATGCTAATCCGTCCATCTATTCGGCTTGTACATTCTTTCCATATGAGAAAACACTACGAGAGGGAATATGAAGAGAAACAATGA
- a CDS encoding CapA family protein, which yields MVTIDLSNIHREGSLISLIRFTILIALSSLYLTGCSLTPSFLESSDPEPIDNHSTSSIETTEKKPLNLNSRISVSAVGDVLIHERIYQKARTSDGYNFMPMLEETKPTLESSTISIANQETMIGGKELGLSGYPTFNSPKSIGDNLKSLGIDVVTLANNHTLDKGITGIERALDHWNKIDMKHTGAYTDKKQSEEILVYETKENMDVAVLSYTYGTNGIPSPEGKEYVVNRINYEKMAKDISEAKKLADAVIVSLHFGNEYQLYPSPYQKDVVQFAADHEVDAVLGHHPHVLQPIKYVEGKNGNRMLTIYSLGNFFSGQLGEHKRIGGIFTFDFVKKADSRDVVQAVDPRFQITYVTSDYQVVPMSDIPVLSEEYKAKKEHMSQWLPELTFIE from the coding sequence ATGGTTACAATAGACCTATCAAACATCCACAGGGAGGGGAGTCTAATCAGTCTAATCCGATTCACTATACTCATCGCCCTATCCAGTCTTTATTTGACAGGCTGTAGTTTAACACCATCATTTCTGGAATCCTCTGATCCTGAACCTATCGATAACCATTCCACTTCGAGCATAGAAACGACAGAGAAGAAGCCTTTAAATCTTAATTCCCGGATCAGCGTTTCTGCAGTTGGTGATGTGCTTATTCACGAGAGGATATATCAGAAAGCACGAACGTCTGATGGTTACAATTTCATGCCAATGTTGGAAGAAACAAAACCTACCCTTGAATCCTCAACTATTTCTATCGCAAATCAAGAAACGATGATTGGCGGTAAAGAATTAGGTTTATCAGGATATCCGACATTTAATTCACCGAAGTCCATCGGGGATAATTTGAAAAGTTTAGGCATCGATGTGGTTACTCTTGCCAATAACCATACATTGGATAAGGGAATTACAGGCATTGAGCGGGCGCTCGACCATTGGAATAAGATTGACATGAAGCATACGGGGGCTTATACGGACAAGAAGCAAAGTGAAGAGATTTTAGTTTACGAAACAAAAGAAAACATGGATGTGGCTGTTCTAAGCTATACATATGGCACAAATGGCATTCCATCACCCGAAGGAAAAGAATACGTAGTTAATCGTATCAATTACGAAAAGATGGCCAAAGACATTTCAGAAGCTAAAAAATTAGCGGATGCTGTCATAGTGAGCCTACATTTTGGGAATGAATACCAGCTTTATCCTTCCCCGTACCAGAAAGATGTCGTGCAATTTGCTGCAGACCACGAAGTGGATGCCGTGCTGGGACACCACCCTCATGTGTTGCAGCCGATTAAGTACGTGGAAGGTAAAAACGGAAACCGAATGCTGACGATTTATTCCCTGGGAAATTTTTTCTCAGGTCAGCTGGGTGAACACAAACGGATAGGCGGGATTTTTACATTTGATTTTGTCAAAAAAGCAGATAGCAGAGACGTGGTCCAGGCGGTGGACCCACGATTCCAAATCACCTATGTAACCTCTGATTATCAGGTGGTTCCTATGTCAGATATCCCTGTGCTAAGTGAAGAATACAAAGCAAAGAAAGAGCATATGTCTCAATGGCTTCCAGAACTAACCTTCATAGAGTGA